In the Styela clava chromosome 8, kaStyClav1.hap1.2, whole genome shotgun sequence genome, one interval contains:
- the LOC120345769 gene encoding katanin p60 ATPase-containing subunit A-like 2, giving the protein MAQELSYQSIKTANQVRESEDQRQETRKRNLLILILSHLSDNGYLESMASLSQEANLSLSRWQVCDNVDLDTVLQEFESYYYIKFQKHPKIVKKIVTSAEPSRGKINRVKRPSVAGLNGNNSNNATHLTNSSSLPHITNLTGNPNGSARRIRPASGNDAKKKLTSRTQGKEYLRQNSNASEKSSTNESVTVRPADLGLTVSSVGVRDERKTENPRKEIIDMRAILNDAIKGAGSDIVTDSHNSFDRLVKPLGGFVGFNHEMRELATVISRDIYLHNPSVKWSDIVGLESAKRLVKEAVVYPIKYPQLFTGILSPWKGLLLYGPPGTGKTLLAKAVATECNTTFFNISASTIVSKWRGDSEKLVRVLFELARFHAPSTIFLDELESVMSQRGSGPGGEHEGSRRMKTELLVQMDGLAKSDDLVFVLAASNLPWELDHAMLRRLEKRILVDLPNHEARKSMFYRFLPPKNSEGSLIINTNLDYGALAEKTEGYSGSDLKLVCKEAAMQVVRKIFNTLENHVEGEQLPDFTLDTISTACVLDVLIHTKPSTAKLSHKYKDWQTKYESV; this is encoded by the exons ATGGCACAGGAACTTAGTTATCAGTCAATCAAAACAGCAAATCAAGTGCGAGAGTCG GAGGATCAGCGACAAGAAACTCGCAAaagaaatttattgattttgatattgtcacatTTATCAGACAATGGATATCTAGAATCTATGGCATCTTTGTCACAAGAAGCAAACTTAAGTTTATCTAGATGGCAG GTATGTGACAACGTTGACCTGGATACAgttttacaagaatttgaatcatattattacatcaaatttcaaaaacatcCAAAAATTGTCAAGAAAATTGTTACAAGTGCAGAACCATCAAGAGGAAAGATAAACCGGGTTAAGCG TCCATCTGTAGCAGGACTGAATGGGAACAACAGTAATAATGCAACTCATTTGACTAACTCTTCATCTCTTCCACATATTACTAATTTAACTGGAAATCCGAACGGATCAGCTCGTAGAATACGACCTGCGTCGGGGAATGATGCAAAGAAAAAACTCACTTCTAGAACACAAGGAAAAG AATACTTGAGACAAAACAGTAACGCGAGTGAGAAATCTTCTACAAATGAATCAGTAACCGTAAGACCTGCTGATTTAGGTCTGACTGTTTCATCAGTTGGAGTGCGAGATGAgagaaaaactgaaaatcctCGAAAG GAAATCATTGATATGCGTGCAATATTAAATGATGCTATCAAAGGGGCTGGAAGTGATATTGTAACTGATTCACACAATTCTTTTGATCGTTTGGTTAAACCATTAG GTGGTTTTGTTGGATTCAATCATGAAATGAGAGAACTTGCCACAGTAATAAGTCGAgatatttatttacataatcCTAGTGTAAAATGGAGTGACATTGTTGGCTTAGAATCTGCTAAGAGATTAGTGAAGGAAGCGGTTGTATATCCTATAAAG TATCCACAATTATTCACTGGAATTTTATCACCATGGAAGGGTTTGTTATTATATGGACCACCAGGAACTGGTAAAACACTTCTGGCAAAAGCAGTTGCAACAGAGTGCAATACAACATTCTTTAATATATCAGCTTCCACTATTGTTAGCAAATGGAGAGGAGACTCTGAAAAATTg GTGAGAGTGCTTTTTGAGTTAGCGAGATTTCATGCACCTTCTACTATATTTCTTGATGAATTGGAATCTGTCATGAGTCAAAGAGGATCGGGTCCTGG TGGTGAACATGAAGGAAGTAGAAGAATGAAAACGGAATTACTTGTACAGATGGATGGTCTCGCAAAATCAGATGATCTCGTATTCGTTCTGGCTGCATCGAATTTGCCATG GGAATTAGATCATGCAATGCTTCGTCGTCTGGAGAAAAGAATACTTGTTGATCTTCCAAATCATGAAGCAAGAAAATCTATGTTTTATAG GTTTCTACCTCCGAAAAATAGTGAAGGAAGTTTGATCATCAACACAAACCTTGATTACGGAGCTCTAGCTGAG aaaactgaGGGATATTCTGGATCAGATCTTAAATTAGTTTGTAAAGAAGCAGCAATGCAAGTTGtcagaaaaatattcaatacctTGGAGAATCATGTTGAAGGAGAA CAACTTCCAGATTTCACCCTGGACACTATATCAACAGCATGTGTTTTAGATGTTCTTATTCACACTAAGCCATCAACTGCTAAACTGAGCCACAAGTACAAAGACTGGCAAACGAAATATGAATCTGTGTAG